In Francisella orientalis FNO12, the sequence TGCTCAATTTCTCATCATTACCAAACTCTAAAGATTTCCATTGGTGCAATAAAATATTCATCCTTTTAAGCTGAGTTTTTACTATACGCACTCTTTGGTAAAATCTGTTTTTATTTTGTTGTACTAGCTTTTTGATTTCTTTAGGCTAATTTTTTATAGATAGTTGTTTTATTGATTGTTCTAATTGATTTAGATTGTTTGTTATATCTGGAGCAGTATCAACAACTTCTATCAAATCAAAATCAGGAGCGACTTCAGATACTGCTAAATAACATTGTTTATAAATACCTAAAATATGATTATATTTCTTGAGAATTCCCGTTCTTAAATTCTCTATAGAAGTAAATAAATAATCTTTTTTAGCATCTTCAAACTTGGAAACCGCCTTTAGATAATAGATTATTCTACCTGGTAGTAGCTCTATAAAAAGAGTTATAACATTATTCGCATCTTCTAAATCAAATAGATTATACATCCCAGCACTATTATAAACTTTAGATAAAAAGCCTACTTTTCTGTCAAGCCCCATTTTTAGATCTGAATATTTGCCTACTAAAGCTTGTAAGAACTTCTCTTTCAAATCTTCAGAAATACTTTGACTAGTACTTATCTGTTTATAAAACTTTATTAGCTTACGTTTGTTAGCTGGCGTATCAATAGGAAAACCATTATCACGATCTAAATATATAATCTCAGAAACTCAGCCATTTCTTTATCAAAATGTAGCTCAAAAGCATAAAAAATTTCTTTACTTGTCGGATGAGATTTAGCAAAAATTTCATATGCAATTTTGTTGTCTCGTACTTGATCAGTTAAATTGCTTAGAACAATCTTTTTAGACAAATATAAACGTTGATATGACTCCTCTATCACATATAGAAATTTATCTTGCATCTGTTCTTTATTACGATGCTTAATAGAATCAAAAATAATTTTACTAATAAAACCCACTAACCCTACAAAGAAAACATAAAAAGAAAAGTACCAACTGTAACTAGTGGGACTTTTTGACCATGACTAAGATAATAGCCTAAAGTTATAGCTATGATCGTAACAGGTCCAGCTGCCCAAAGTATAGATAGTATAACAGCTTTAATATCAGCACGATGAATTGATGATATTAACTCACTAATATAAGTATCATTATATGAATTTCTACTCTTAAAAAGTGCTTTAACTTTATTAACTTGTGACAGCATACTCTAACTACATTTATAAATTACTTAACAAATTCACTTTAAATTTTAACAAAATTATATTGATAACTCCAAATCAGCCATTATTTCGACTTAAATACTAGAGTGTGTAAAACTTTTTTATTATAAAAAATTATTTACTTTGATATATTTTTAGGAATATAATCTTCTGTTACATATATTAAAAATAGAAACCACTTTCAAACTAAAGTATCTATTTTTTTAGGTACTTTTACGCCTTATTAGTCTATAATTGTTGGTGATTTTATAAAAATAGGTATCCTTAATGATTGAAAATTTAAGAAATATTGCAATTATTGCACATGTTGACCATGGTAAAACAACATTGGTTGATAAATTACTACAACAATCAGGAACGCTTAAAAACCGTGGTCCTGAAGTTGAAAGAGTTATGGACTCTAACGATATTGAAAAAGAAAGAGGAATCACAATCCTTGCAAAAAATACTGCCCTAAAATGGAATGACTATAGGATTAATATCGTAGACACTCCGGGACACGCTGACTTTGGTGGCGAAGTTGAACGTGTACTATCAATGGTTGACTCTGTACTACTATTAGTTGATGCTGTTGATGGTCCTATGCCCCAAACAAGATTTGTAACAGAAAAAGCTTTTGCTCAAGGTCTAAAACCTATCGTAGTTATCAATAAAATTGATAGAGATGGTGCTCGTCCTGATTGGGTTGTTGACCAAGTATTTGACCTTTTTGATAGATTAGGTGCAACTGATGAACAATTAGACTTCCCTATTATCTATGCTTCTGCAATTAATGGTTGGGCAACTAATGACCTTGATCAGAAAAAAGAAGATATGACAGATCTTTTCAAGGCTGTTATTGAGAACGTTGAACATCCTGCTGTAGACGAAGATGGACCATTCCAAATGCAGATATCATCTTTAGATTATTCTAGCTTCACAGGAACTATTGGTATTGGTCGTATACAAAGAGGACGTATCAAGACAAATACTCCTATAACTATCGTGAATGCTAAAGGTGAAAAAAGAAATGGTCGTGTACTGCAAATATTAGGCTATCTTGGTTTAGAAAGAAACGAAGTACCAGAAGCTAGTGCTGGAGATATAGTATGTGTAACAGGTATGGAAGGTCTAAAGATCTCTGATACTTTATGTAACCCTGATCATGTTGAAGCATTACCTGCTCTTTCTGTTGATGAGCCTACTATCAGCATGACTTTCCAAGTAAATAACTCTCCTTTTGCAGGTAAAGAAGGTAAATTTGTAACATCTAGACAAATCAAAGATAGACTAGAGAAAGAGTTAATTCACAACGTAGCATTAAGAGTTGAACAATTAGATGACCCTGATAAGTTCAAAGTATCAGGTCGTGGAGAACTTCATCTTTCTATTTTACTAGAGAATATGCGTCGTGAAGGTTATGAAATTGCTGTATCTCGTCCGCATGTAATTTTCAAAGATGTTGATAGTGAAAAACATGAGCCATATGAACAAGCTATTATAGATATTGAAGAAGAACATCAAGGTACTATAATGGAGCGCATGGGCTTACGTCAAGGTGAGCTTAAAAATATGGAACCAGATGGAAAAGGTCGAGTAAAACTTGAGTTTATTATTCCATCGCGTGGTTTGATAGGTTTCTATACAGAGTTCCTAACGATTACATCTGGATCAGGTATACTAAACAAAGTATTTGATCATTACGGACCAATGAAGAAACAAACTCTAGAAACTCGCCAAAATGGTACTCTAGTTTCTATGGTACCTGGTAAAGCATTAGCATATGCTCTTTGGAATCTTCAAGAGCGTGGTAAAATGTTTATCGGTCACGGTACTGAAGTCTATGAAGGCATGATTATAGGTATTCATAGTAGAGATAACGATCTGGCTGTAAACCCTTGTAAAGGTAAACAGCTAACTAACGTTCGTGCCTCTGGTAAAGATGATGCTCTTACTCTAGTTACTCCAATCAAATTGACTCTTGAATATGCTCTTGAGTTTATCGAAGATG encodes:
- the typA gene encoding translational GTPase TypA, giving the protein MIENLRNIAIIAHVDHGKTTLVDKLLQQSGTLKNRGPEVERVMDSNDIEKERGITILAKNTALKWNDYRINIVDTPGHADFGGEVERVLSMVDSVLLLVDAVDGPMPQTRFVTEKAFAQGLKPIVVINKIDRDGARPDWVVDQVFDLFDRLGATDEQLDFPIIYASAINGWATNDLDQKKEDMTDLFKAVIENVEHPAVDEDGPFQMQISSLDYSSFTGTIGIGRIQRGRIKTNTPITIVNAKGEKRNGRVLQILGYLGLERNEVPEASAGDIVCVTGMEGLKISDTLCNPDHVEALPALSVDEPTISMTFQVNNSPFAGKEGKFVTSRQIKDRLEKELIHNVALRVEQLDDPDKFKVSGRGELHLSILLENMRREGYEIAVSRPHVIFKDVDSEKHEPYEQAIIDIEEEHQGTIMERMGLRQGELKNMEPDGKGRVKLEFIIPSRGLIGFYTEFLTITSGSGILNKVFDHYGPMKKQTLETRQNGTLVSMVPGKALAYALWNLQERGKMFIGHGTEVYEGMIIGIHSRDNDLAVNPCKGKQLTNVRASGKDDALTLVTPIKLTLEYALEFIEDDELVEITPVSIRLRKKHLTESDRKKASRGAL